A genomic segment from Methanolobus zinderi encodes:
- a CDS encoding alpha/beta fold hydrolase: MYPNFKRYGKEPYDIAVIHGGPGAPGSVAELAMELSNRSSTGVLEPLQTSMSIDGQISELRDILKRHGKLPVSLVGHSWGAWLAFMFAARHSNYVKKLILVASGPFEESYAPTIIQKRLERMSENKMEEYLHLSAKMSDPSVKNKNYFFAKFGKLISGVDSFHLLPFKENTAEFSHEINRSVWNEASYLRRSGKLLRMGKDIRCPVVAIHGDHDPHPFEGVRKPLERTLRDFHCVLLKDCGHYPWREKYARERFYEILRRELGHLEM; the protein is encoded by the coding sequence ATGTATCCGAACTTTAAAAGATATGGAAAAGAGCCATACGATATTGCAGTCATTCACGGAGGACCCGGGGCACCGGGAAGCGTGGCAGAGCTGGCCATGGAGCTTTCAAACAGGTCATCCACCGGAGTACTGGAACCCCTGCAGACCTCAATGAGCATTGACGGACAGATAAGTGAACTGAGAGATATCCTGAAAAGGCACGGTAAACTGCCGGTATCACTGGTCGGGCACTCATGGGGTGCCTGGCTTGCCTTTATGTTTGCAGCACGACATTCAAATTATGTCAAAAAACTCATCCTGGTTGCCAGCGGTCCGTTTGAGGAAAGCTATGCCCCCACAATCATTCAAAAGCGACTGGAACGCATGAGCGAGAACAAAATGGAAGAATATCTTCATCTCAGCGCAAAGATGAGCGATCCCTCTGTAAAGAATAAGAACTATTTTTTTGCAAAATTCGGAAAACTCATATCAGGCGTCGATTCATTCCATCTGTTACCTTTCAAGGAGAACACTGCAGAATTCAGCCACGAGATCAACAGAAGTGTGTGGAATGAAGCCAGTTATCTGAGAAGAAGCGGTAAACTGCTCAGGATGGGAAAAGACATCAGATGTCCTGTGGTGGCAATACACGGCGATCACGATCCACATCCCTTTGAAGGTGTCAGGAAACCGCTGGAGAGAACACTCAGGGATTTCCATTGTGTACTGCTGAAGGACTGCGGACA